A single region of the Flavobacteriales bacterium genome encodes:
- a CDS encoding nitrous oxide reductase accessory protein NosL, with translation MKNHHPIFLILILFLSACAVEPQPINYGQDACHFCKMNIVDSQHAAEFVTTKGKCYKFDAVECMLNQMKTFDEAPLELHLVCDYAKPGEFTDANLATYLISDAIPSPMGAFLSAFSSEDQAISTQQESGGEVLTWEQIRLKYGL, from the coding sequence ATGAAAAACCACCATCCAATTTTCCTGATTCTCATTTTGTTCCTCAGTGCTTGTGCAGTAGAACCACAGCCGATAAACTACGGTCAGGACGCCTGTCACTTCTGCAAAATGAATATAGTTGACAGTCAGCACGCAGCTGAGTTCGTAACAACCAAAGGCAAGTGCTATAAGTTTGATGCCGTTGAGTGCATGCTCAATCAGATGAAAACATTTGACGAAGCACCGCTTGAACTCCACTTGGTTTGCGATTACGCCAAACCTGGAGAATTTACCGATGCCAACTTGGCCACATACCTCATTTCTGATGCTATTCCGAGTCCGATGGGTGCTTTTCTGAGCGCATTTAGTTCGGAAGATCAGGCCATATCAACCCAACAAGAAAGCGGTGGCGAAGTGCTCACTTGGGAGCAGATAAGACTGAAATACGGACTGTAA
- a CDS encoding nitrous oxide reductase family maturation protein NosD encodes MFRLTILFLFMPILVFSKQLEVCSKCSFKTVQSAIAAADSGDVVLVKAGTYKEHNISVNKPLSIKGEKGSIIDGEKKAYIIKIEANHVSISGLHLKNVGISFTKDYAAIYLHKVKHFLIENCVMEAVYFGALIEKSSHGTVRKNQVSSQGTEEVTAGNGIHLWHSDHVLVEGNYLHKLRDGIYFEFATDCKVMNNLSEHNFRYGLHFMFSNQNEYTYNTFRENGAGVAVMFSKFIRMERNVFQKNWGTASYGLLLKEIYDAEIIDNRFEGNTIAINIEGSTRVNYFNNILKGNGWGVKVAGACYKNVFEHNNFSSNAFDVSYNSKMNDNSFNENYWGDYTGYDLNKDGIGDVPHRPVKLFSYIVNRTPETIVLLRSLFVDIINFSEKVSPVFTPDDLVDEKPLMSFK; translated from the coding sequence ATGTTCAGGCTTACCATCCTTTTCTTGTTCATGCCCATTTTGGTATTCTCCAAGCAATTGGAAGTGTGCTCAAAATGCAGCTTCAAAACGGTACAGAGCGCCATTGCTGCTGCCGATAGCGGTGATGTGGTTTTGGTAAAGGCCGGAACCTACAAGGAGCACAACATTTCGGTAAACAAGCCGCTTTCTATCAAGGGCGAAAAAGGCAGCATAATTGATGGCGAAAAGAAAGCCTACATCATCAAAATTGAAGCGAACCACGTTTCCATTTCAGGATTACATCTCAAAAATGTCGGCATCAGTTTCACCAAAGATTATGCAGCCATTTATCTGCATAAGGTGAAACATTTTCTGATTGAAAACTGCGTGATGGAGGCGGTTTACTTTGGCGCTTTGATTGAGAAATCGAGCCACGGAACGGTGCGAAAAAACCAAGTGAGCAGCCAAGGGACCGAAGAAGTAACCGCTGGAAACGGAATTCATCTTTGGCACAGCGATCATGTTCTTGTGGAAGGCAATTACCTGCACAAGCTTCGCGATGGTATTTACTTCGAGTTTGCAACCGATTGCAAGGTTATGAACAACCTCAGCGAGCACAATTTCCGCTACGGATTGCATTTTATGTTTAGCAATCAGAATGAATACACCTACAACACTTTTCGTGAGAACGGAGCCGGAGTAGCCGTCATGTTCTCAAAATTCATTCGCATGGAACGCAATGTGTTTCAAAAAAACTGGGGAACGGCTTCGTACGGACTCCTTCTGAAAGAAATTTACGATGCAGAAATCATCGATAACCGCTTTGAAGGCAACACAATCGCCATCAATATCGAAGGCTCCACACGGGTCAACTATTTCAACAACATTTTGAAAGGAAATGGTTGGGGCGTAAAGGTGGCCGGTGCCTGCTACAAGAATGTTTTTGAGCACAATAATTTCAGTTCAAACGCTTTTGATGTGTCGTACAACAGCAAGATGAACGATAACAGTTTCAACGAGAATTATTGGGGAGATTATACGGGCTACGACCTGAATAAGGACGGCATTGGCGATGTGCCACATCGGCCCGTCAAACTGTTCTCGTATATCGTTAATCGAACTCCCGAGACCATTGTGCTGCTGCGAAGCCTGTTCGTTGACATCATCAACTTTTCGGAGAAGGTTTCTCCCGTTTTTACGCCAGATGATCTGGTAGATGAAAAACCATTAATGAGTTTCAAATGA
- the ric gene encoding iron-sulfur cluster repair di-iron protein encodes MEATVAPTIGEMVAENYRTAPVFKKYSIDFCCKGGRTIEDACAAKGIDPQPLLADLEAAISVNDDSNVDYTTWKLDRLVNHIEDIHHSYVVEATYQLKPFLDKVAKVHGEGHPYLIDLRNMFFKSAGNLAQHMKKEELILFPFIKKMQMAKDAGEAMQQPSFNTVENPIAMMKAEHEEEGERFEAMSMLSDGFNPPEYACNTWRVTYSLLKEFQDDLFQHIHLENNILFPKALVMEAGFGTVLRNY; translated from the coding sequence ATGGAAGCAACAGTAGCACCGACAATTGGCGAAATGGTAGCCGAGAATTACAGAACCGCACCAGTTTTCAAAAAATACAGCATTGACTTCTGCTGCAAGGGCGGAAGAACTATTGAAGATGCTTGCGCGGCAAAAGGAATTGACCCACAGCCGCTGCTTGCTGATCTGGAAGCAGCAATAAGCGTGAATGACGACAGCAACGTGGATTACACCACTTGGAAGTTGGATAGATTGGTCAATCACATTGAGGATATTCATCACAGCTATGTGGTTGAAGCCACGTATCAGCTAAAACCATTTCTCGATAAAGTGGCAAAGGTGCACGGAGAAGGTCACCCATATTTGATTGACCTCAGAAACATGTTCTTCAAAAGCGCTGGGAATTTGGCGCAGCACATGAAAAAGGAAGAACTGATTCTCTTTCCATTCATCAAGAAAATGCAAATGGCAAAAGATGCCGGGGAAGCAATGCAGCAGCCATCATTCAATACTGTAGAAAATCCAATCGCCATGATGAAGGCCGAGCATGAAGAGGAAGGAGAACGATTTGAAGCAATGAGCATGTTGAGCGATGGTTTCAATCCACCAGAATATGCCTGCAACACGTGGCGAGTAACTTATAGCTTGCTAAAAGAATTTCAGGATGATCTGTTCCAGCACATTCATTTAGAAAACAACATCCTTTTTCCGAAAGCACTGGTAATGGAAGCGGGATTTGGAACAGTTTTACGGAATTATTGA
- a CDS encoding ABC transporter ATP-binding protein: MIRVEGLKKSFGKLTVLDNLDLQIARGGIFVILGPNGSGKTTLIKSVLGMVVPDAGKISIDGKSVIREWEYRGNIDYLPQIANFPSNLSVSELLKLVKELRDKPTRDQELIAHFGLEPFLDKKLGNLSGGTKQKVNLMLTFMFNSPLVILDEPTSGLDPIAMLHLKELIRAEKQNGKTVLITTHIMSFVEEIADEIVFLLDGKIYFKGSVQELQQKTGQKDFEHAIAAILRREHA; the protein is encoded by the coding sequence ATGATACGTGTAGAAGGACTGAAAAAATCGTTCGGGAAACTCACCGTTCTCGACAACCTCGACCTCCAAATCGCTAGGGGTGGCATTTTCGTCATTCTTGGTCCGAATGGATCAGGAAAGACCACGCTGATCAAAAGTGTGTTGGGAATGGTGGTTCCGGATGCAGGAAAGATCAGCATCGATGGCAAATCCGTCATCAGGGAATGGGAATACCGCGGAAACATCGATTACCTGCCGCAGATTGCCAATTTCCCTTCAAACCTGAGTGTTTCGGAACTTTTGAAATTGGTGAAAGAGCTTCGCGATAAGCCAACGCGAGACCAAGAATTGATCGCGCATTTCGGCCTCGAGCCCTTTCTCGACAAGAAATTGGGAAACCTATCGGGTGGAACAAAACAGAAGGTCAATCTCATGCTCACCTTCATGTTCAACAGTCCGTTGGTCATTTTGGACGAACCGACCTCTGGTCTCGACCCAATCGCCATGTTGCACTTGAAGGAGCTTATCAGAGCCGAAAAACAGAACGGAAAAACGGTGCTGATAACCACCCACATCATGAGTTTTGTGGAGGAAATTGCCGATGAGATTGTTTTTCTTTTGGACGGCAAGATCTATTTCAAAGGTTCGGTTCAAGAGTTGCAGCAGAAAACTGGACAGAAGGATTTTGAACACGCCATTGCGGCCATATTAAGGAGAGAGCATGCTTAA
- a CDS encoding ABC transporter permease: MLKIMKYSFFDLIRSRWSFVYFGFYFLLGMTLLFLNNDVSKAIITMMNIIVVLTPLIGTIFGVMYYYNSKEFTELLMAQPLKRSTIFLGQYFGLALSLAGSLVLGLGIPFAIYGVVGSTALVSFALLLAVGALLTFIFVALAYNIGLANDNKIKGFGIAILMWLFLAVVYDGIFLISLFIFDDYPIDKFSLLASMFNPIDLSRILIILELDISVLLGYTGAVFQQFFGTSLGMITSFGLLFAWAAVPIALIVRQAKKKDF, translated from the coding sequence ATGCTTAAGATCATGAAATACAGCTTTTTCGATCTTATTCGAAGCCGATGGAGCTTCGTCTATTTCGGATTTTACTTCCTGCTTGGCATGACGCTTCTGTTCTTGAACAACGATGTGTCGAAGGCAATCATCACCATGATGAACATCATCGTGGTGCTCACGCCATTGATCGGAACCATTTTCGGAGTGATGTACTACTACAATTCGAAGGAATTCACTGAATTATTGATGGCACAACCGTTGAAACGAAGCACTATTTTCCTCGGTCAGTATTTTGGATTGGCGCTTTCTTTGGCGGGCAGTCTAGTACTTGGTTTGGGTATTCCATTCGCTATTTATGGCGTTGTGGGTTCAACTGCGTTGGTCAGTTTCGCACTATTGCTGGCGGTCGGTGCGCTGCTCACTTTCATTTTTGTGGCGTTGGCCTACAACATAGGTTTGGCCAACGACAATAAGATCAAAGGCTTCGGTATCGCCATCTTGATGTGGCTATTCTTAGCCGTTGTTTACGATGGCATTTTCCTCATATCGCTCTTCATTTTTGATGATTACCCGATTGACAAGTTCTCGCTCTTGGCCAGCATGTTCAATCCGATTGATCTATCTCGAATTCTCATCATTCTCGAATTGGACATTTCCGTGCTGCTTGGCTACACCGGTGCCGTTTTTCAGCAATTCTTCGGCACTTCGCTGGGCATGATCACCAGTTTCGGTTTGCTTTTCGCTTGGGCAGCTGTGCCGATTGCACTAATAGTGAGACAGGCGAAGAAGAAGGATTTCTAA
- the nosZ gene encoding Sec-dependent nitrous-oxide reductase, translating to MKKTIFSIAAIATFSIGMIGCGGSKDGGGAMSGSNAEKVYVAPGEHDEFYAFISGGFSGQLAVYGLPSGRLFKVIPVFSQDPEKGYGYSEETKPMLETSHGFVPWDDAHHPDLSQTNGVIDGRWCFINGNNTPRIARIDLKTFETVETIEIPNSAGNHSSSYLTDNTEYVVAGTRFSIPVPQRDMPISEYKGNFKGALSFLSVDKSSGEMDIAFQILMPGFDYDKAHPGRGKSHGWFFFTTYNTEEANSLLEVNASQNDKDFIAAVNWKKAEEYMAAGKFKTMPANYAHNVYDENSHTASTTWGKEVKVLDPAECPGLVYFLPTPKSPHGCDVDPTGEYIVGSGKLSANVTVHSFTKMLAAIEGKKYDGEAYGIPILNFEDVLGGQVVQPGLGPLHTEFDDKGNAYTTFFISSEVVKWKLGTWEVLDRKPTYYSVGHLMIPGGNSQKPWGKYLVAMNKITKDRYLPTGPELCQSAQLYDISGDKMELLSDFPTIGEPHYAAGCPADLIKPNSTKIYKLEVNTHPWVAKSEKEAKVTRKGNEVHVQMTMIRSHFAPDNIEGVKVGDKVFFHVTNLEQDFDVPHGFAMIGANTSELLIMPGQTETIIWEPKRVGVWPMYCTDFCSALHQEMQGYVRVSPAGANVPLSWSLDGE from the coding sequence ATGAAAAAGACAATTTTCTCAATAGCGGCAATCGCAACATTTTCGATCGGAATGATCGGGTGCGGTGGCTCTAAAGACGGTGGCGGTGCCATGTCTGGTAGCAATGCCGAAAAAGTGTACGTGGCTCCAGGTGAGCACGATGAGTTCTACGCTTTCATTTCGGGCGGATTCAGTGGTCAGTTGGCCGTTTATGGTCTTCCATCCGGTCGCCTTTTCAAAGTGATACCAGTGTTCTCTCAAGATCCTGAGAAAGGATATGGCTACAGCGAAGAAACGAAACCAATGTTGGAGACCTCACATGGTTTCGTTCCATGGGATGATGCGCATCACCCTGATCTTTCGCAAACCAATGGCGTAATTGATGGAAGATGGTGTTTCATTAATGGAAACAACACGCCTCGAATTGCACGTATCGACCTGAAGACATTTGAAACAGTTGAGACGATTGAAATTCCAAACTCAGCGGGAAATCACAGTTCTTCCTACCTGACCGACAATACGGAATATGTGGTTGCAGGAACTCGTTTTTCAATTCCAGTTCCTCAACGGGATATGCCGATCAGCGAATACAAAGGCAACTTCAAAGGAGCGCTTTCATTCCTTTCGGTGGATAAAAGCTCAGGAGAAATGGATATCGCTTTCCAGATCCTCATGCCTGGCTTCGATTACGACAAGGCACATCCTGGTCGTGGAAAATCACACGGTTGGTTCTTCTTTACGACCTATAATACCGAAGAAGCGAACTCGCTCTTGGAAGTAAATGCTTCTCAGAACGACAAGGATTTCATCGCTGCTGTAAACTGGAAAAAAGCGGAAGAATACATGGCCGCAGGCAAGTTCAAGACGATGCCAGCTAATTATGCGCACAACGTTTATGACGAGAATTCGCATACAGCTTCAACAACATGGGGGAAAGAGGTAAAAGTTCTTGATCCTGCAGAATGTCCAGGATTGGTTTACTTTCTGCCGACACCAAAGTCTCCTCACGGTTGCGATGTGGATCCAACAGGAGAATATATCGTGGGTAGCGGAAAGCTTTCTGCAAACGTTACGGTTCACTCCTTCACCAAAATGTTGGCCGCCATTGAAGGCAAAAAATATGACGGTGAGGCCTACGGGATTCCGATCTTGAATTTCGAAGATGTGTTGGGTGGACAAGTGGTTCAGCCAGGTCTTGGACCGTTGCACACCGAGTTTGACGACAAAGGCAATGCTTACACCACTTTCTTCATCTCTTCTGAGGTTGTGAAATGGAAATTGGGAACTTGGGAAGTGTTGGATAGAAAGCCAACTTACTACTCTGTTGGTCACTTGATGATTCCTGGTGGAAACTCTCAGAAGCCTTGGGGCAAGTACTTGGTGGCCATGAACAAGATCACCAAGGACCGATACCTGCCAACAGGACCAGAACTGTGTCAGTCAGCTCAGCTATATGACATCTCAGGAGACAAAATGGAACTCTTGAGCGACTTCCCAACCATTGGCGAACCGCACTACGCAGCCGGTTGTCCAGCCGATCTGATCAAGCCCAACTCTACGAAGATCTACAAGCTTGAAGTGAATACGCATCCTTGGGTTGCCAAGAGCGAGAAAGAAGCAAAAGTGACACGAAAAGGAAACGAGGTTCACGTTCAAATGACAATGATCCGTAGCCACTTTGCACCAGACAATATCGAAGGAGTGAAAGTTGGCGATAAGGTTTTCTTCCACGTGACCAACTTGGAGCAGGATTTCGATGTGCCACACGGATTTGCGATGATCGGAGCCAATACTTCGGAGTTGTTGATCATGCCTGGTCAGACCGAAACCATCATTTGGGAACCTAAAAGAGTTGGTGTTTGGCCGATGTACTGTACTGACTTCTGTTCGGCATTACATCAGGAGATGCAAGGATATGTGCGCGTTTCGCCCGCAGGCGCAAATGTGCCGCTATCCTGGTCGCTTGATGGAGAATAG
- a CDS encoding adenosylcobalamin-dependent ribonucleoside-diphosphate reductase yields MTAKKTPQAIVKTLISTPIFSHEEVLKECLKYFDGDELAATTWINKYAMTDLDGKYVEKSPDDMHRRMAKQFARIELKNGSSANLGAKTALLSEYGQQRHPMTEDEIYNLFSDFKYVIPQGSVMASLGNPYILASLSNCVVIPEIHDSYGGIMYTDQQLVQLFKRRCGVGIDMSTIRPAGLRVNNAAGSTSGAVSFMERFSNTTREVSQNGRRGALMITMDIAHPDVEDFITIKQDLSKVTGANISVRISDEFMKAVRHNKDYTQRWPIESEEPQITKKVNARELWNTIIKCAHNTAEPGLIFWDRQHYYSTSSVYPGFKNTSTNPCSEIAMQGGDSCRLIAINLYSFVDNPFTPEASFNHKKFWKTTYEAQRLMDDLVDLELEAIECILNKVKSDPEPERIKQVELETWELLYNAGKNGRRTGLGFTALADTAAALGLKFDSDEALVEMEKMMRTKCDAEFQCSIDMAIERGKFKDFDPKIENTSEFVQMLQKEFPNVYDRMMQHGRRNISISTVAPTGTLSMLGQTSSGIEPVFMTSYKRRRKVMEHTPDAKVSFVDEMGDRWEEFTVYHPKLKKWMEITGNTDDSVNPYSGSTAPEIDWMQRVKLQAMVQKYVTHSISSTINLPEDVSQEKVGEIYLTAWQQGVKGITVYRDGSRSGVLISNDEKKDTPTLETIMETRPPRRPKKLEAEIVRFQNEKEKWIAVVGLLDGKPYEIFTGKTEEAFHLPAWAEKGWIIKDRDENGNARYDFQYVDKDGYRVTIEGLSRSFDKEFWNYAKLISGVLRHGMPLPYVVNLVSRLNLFDENINTWKNGVERTLKRYIPDGTKADHQCPSCNDPDGLIYEEGCLKCKSCGHSKCG; encoded by the coding sequence ATGACAGCCAAAAAGACACCGCAAGCCATCGTAAAAACCCTAATCTCAACACCAATATTCAGTCACGAGGAAGTGTTGAAGGAGTGCTTGAAATACTTTGATGGAGATGAGTTGGCTGCCACCACATGGATAAACAAATACGCCATGACCGACCTGGATGGCAAGTATGTGGAGAAGTCTCCAGATGACATGCACAGACGGATGGCCAAACAGTTTGCCCGCATCGAATTAAAGAATGGTTCGTCTGCCAATCTTGGAGCGAAAACCGCACTGCTATCGGAGTATGGTCAGCAGCGGCATCCAATGACAGAAGATGAGATCTACAATCTTTTCAGCGACTTCAAATATGTGATCCCACAGGGAAGCGTGATGGCCTCATTAGGCAATCCCTACATCTTGGCATCCTTAAGTAACTGCGTGGTCATACCCGAAATTCACGACAGTTATGGTGGCATCATGTACACCGACCAACAACTTGTTCAGCTCTTTAAAAGACGCTGTGGAGTTGGAATTGACATGAGCACCATTCGTCCTGCGGGATTGCGCGTGAACAACGCGGCAGGAAGTACTTCTGGAGCAGTTTCGTTCATGGAACGCTTCTCAAACACGACCCGTGAAGTTTCTCAGAACGGAAGACGTGGAGCGCTAATGATCACGATGGATATTGCCCATCCAGATGTCGAGGATTTTATAACTATCAAACAAGACCTTTCTAAGGTAACTGGCGCCAATATTTCAGTTCGAATTTCGGACGAATTCATGAAGGCCGTTCGCCATAATAAAGACTACACCCAACGCTGGCCGATTGAAAGTGAAGAACCGCAGATCACTAAAAAGGTGAACGCCCGCGAGTTGTGGAATACCATCATTAAATGCGCGCACAACACAGCCGAACCTGGCCTCATTTTTTGGGACCGTCAGCATTACTATTCCACGTCATCCGTGTACCCAGGATTTAAGAATACAAGTACCAATCCGTGTTCTGAAATTGCCATGCAGGGCGGAGATAGCTGCCGTTTGATCGCCATCAATCTGTATTCATTTGTGGATAATCCGTTTACACCGGAAGCTTCGTTCAACCACAAGAAATTCTGGAAAACGACCTACGAAGCGCAACGCTTGATGGATGACCTCGTTGACCTCGAATTGGAGGCTATCGAGTGCATTCTGAATAAGGTAAAAAGCGACCCAGAGCCCGAGAGGATAAAGCAAGTGGAACTTGAAACATGGGAGCTTCTTTATAATGCAGGGAAGAATGGAAGAAGAACGGGCCTTGGATTTACCGCCTTGGCCGACACGGCTGCTGCCTTGGGCTTGAAATTCGATAGTGATGAGGCTTTGGTGGAAATGGAGAAAATGATGCGAACCAAGTGCGATGCAGAATTTCAGTGCTCCATCGACATGGCGATTGAACGTGGCAAATTCAAAGACTTTGACCCGAAAATTGAGAACACCTCTGAGTTTGTGCAGATGTTGCAAAAGGAATTTCCGAACGTTTATGACCGCATGATGCAGCACGGGCGCAGAAACATTTCTATCAGTACAGTGGCGCCAACTGGAACCCTTAGTATGCTTGGTCAGACTTCGTCAGGTATCGAACCTGTGTTCATGACCAGCTACAAGCGAAGGAGAAAAGTGATGGAGCACACGCCTGATGCGAAGGTTTCATTCGTGGATGAAATGGGCGACCGCTGGGAGGAATTCACGGTTTATCACCCGAAACTTAAAAAGTGGATGGAGATTACTGGAAACACGGATGACTCGGTCAACCCCTATTCTGGTTCAACCGCTCCTGAAATTGACTGGATGCAGCGCGTAAAGTTGCAGGCGATGGTGCAGAAATATGTGACCCATTCCATCAGCTCAACTATCAATTTACCTGAAGATGTAAGTCAAGAAAAAGTAGGCGAAATCTACTTGACCGCTTGGCAGCAAGGCGTGAAAGGAATTACGGTTTACCGCGATGGTTCTCGTTCGGGCGTTTTGATTTCCAATGACGAAAAGAAAGACACTCCAACATTGGAAACGATCATGGAAACACGTCCTCCGCGCAGACCTAAAAAGCTGGAAGCCGAGATTGTCCGTTTCCAAAACGAAAAGGAAAAGTGGATTGCTGTGGTCGGACTTTTGGACGGAAAACCATACGAGATCTTCACTGGAAAAACGGAAGAAGCATTTCATCTTCCTGCTTGGGCAGAAAAGGGGTGGATTATTAAAGACCGTGACGAAAACGGAAATGCTCGTTACGATTTCCAATATGTTGACAAAGACGGTTACCGCGTAACCATCGAAGGTCTCTCGCGAAGCTTTGATAAAGAATTCTGGAACTACGCGAAACTCATTTCAGGTGTGCTGCGTCACGGAATGCCGTTGCCTTACGTAGTGAACCTGGTTTCTCGTTTAAACCTCTTCGATGAGAACATCAATACTTGGAAAAATGGAGTGGAACGCACGCTTAAGCGCTACATTCCAGATGGAACGAAAGCCGATCATCAATGTCCTTCATGCAATGATCCTGACGGATTGATCTATGAAGAAGGCTGCCTGAAGTG
- a CDS encoding c-type cytochrome: protein MKTINSIVMAALVMMFTSCGGGEPKQQGPAVKAESMVKKEAPGPDKGVGPIKSVDVSAPVDAALAATGMETFEAKCTACHKMGKRFVGPDLTEVTSRREPEWIMNMILNPEGMVAENETAKALLAEYLSPMANQSLTEDEARSILEYFRSLKK from the coding sequence ATGAAAACAATCAATTCAATCGTAATGGCAGCCTTGGTAATGATGTTTACCAGCTGCGGTGGCGGTGAGCCAAAACAACAAGGACCAGCTGTTAAAGCTGAATCAATGGTGAAGAAAGAAGCGCCAGGACCAGATAAAGGCGTTGGACCTATTAAATCAGTAGATGTTTCTGCACCAGTAGACGCTGCATTAGCTGCAACGGGCATGGAAACCTTTGAGGCAAAATGCACGGCTTGTCATAAAATGGGAAAACGATTCGTTGGACCTGATTTGACAGAAGTAACGAGCCGAAGAGAGCCAGAATGGATCATGAATATGATTCTTAACCCTGAAGGAATGGTGGCTGAGAACGAAACTGCAAAAGCACTTTTGGCAGAGTATCTCTCTCCAATGGCTAACCAAAGTCTTACCGAAGATGAGGCTCGAAGCATTCTTGAATATTTCCGATCACTCAAAAAATAA
- a CDS encoding aminotransferase class V-fold PLP-dependent enzyme, translating to MIDKQSKEIEELRLRLSRFSDDLETPQDRKQRTMEVVGKYVSEFYECLPNHKTYHADYAISSEDEFLELSDPTELDTILEYVRDRIDTKGLNAASGGHLGYIPGGGIFEAAVGDFIAAVGNQYAGVFYASPGAVRMENSLIKWAGELVGYKEGFAGNLTSGGSMANLIAIATARKSKNIRARDVEKAVVYTTRQTHHSLLKALRINGLHECVLRVIPADVHYRMNIQALEKAINKDKENGLLPFLIISNAGSTDVGAVDPLRKVATIAREFELWHHVDAAYGGFFLLTEYGKKKLDGIDLADSVILDPHKGLFLPYGSGMVLIKDGNLLEETFSQEANYMQDSKLSGAEVSPADLSPELSKHFRGMRMWLPLKMHGVQKFADALDEKLLLADYFYQTITEMGFETGPEPDLSVVLFRLGADESTNELNKQIVADIHANCRVFISSTTINNVYWMRVAILSFRTHLQEVDELLYFLQIHMKENNV from the coding sequence ATGATTGACAAACAATCTAAAGAAATAGAAGAGTTACGTCTGAGGCTTTCACGGTTTTCAGATGATCTGGAAACGCCACAAGATCGAAAACAACGGACGATGGAAGTGGTGGGCAAATATGTCAGCGAGTTTTACGAATGTCTCCCGAATCATAAGACGTATCATGCCGACTATGCTATATCGTCCGAGGATGAATTTTTGGAACTTTCGGACCCGACCGAGCTTGACACAATTCTCGAGTATGTAAGAGATCGGATTGATACGAAGGGTTTGAATGCAGCCTCTGGCGGTCACCTAGGCTACATACCAGGCGGTGGGATTTTTGAGGCAGCTGTTGGAGATTTTATTGCTGCGGTTGGTAATCAGTATGCTGGGGTGTTTTATGCATCGCCAGGAGCAGTTCGAATGGAGAATAGCCTGATAAAATGGGCTGGCGAACTTGTTGGTTATAAAGAAGGTTTTGCTGGAAATCTCACTTCCGGTGGTAGCATGGCCAATCTGATTGCTATTGCCACTGCGCGAAAATCAAAGAATATTCGGGCTAGGGATGTGGAGAAAGCGGTGGTTTATACCACCAGACAAACGCATCACAGTCTGCTTAAAGCGCTGCGGATAAATGGCTTACACGAATGTGTGTTACGGGTAATTCCTGCCGATGTTCATTACAGAATGAATATACAAGCACTGGAAAAAGCCATAAATAAGGACAAGGAAAATGGCCTGCTTCCATTTCTCATTATTTCGAATGCCGGGTCTACGGATGTTGGGGCGGTGGATCCATTGCGGAAAGTGGCAACAATTGCGCGGGAGTTTGAACTCTGGCACCATGTGGATGCTGCGTATGGCGGTTTTTTCCTATTGACCGAATACGGAAAGAAGAAACTGGATGGCATCGACTTGGCCGACTCGGTTATTCTCGACCCGCACAAAGGGTTGTTCTTGCCATATGGTTCTGGAATGGTTTTGATCAAAGACGGGAACCTACTCGAGGAGACGTTTAGTCAGGAGGCCAATTACATGCAAGACAGTAAATTATCTGGAGCAGAGGTTTCACCAGCGGATCTATCGCCCGAACTCAGCAAACATTTCAGAGGAATGCGAATGTGGCTTCCCCTCAAAATGCATGGTGTGCAGAAATTTGCCGATGCGCTGGATGAGAAACTATTGCTGGCCGATTATTTCTATCAAACAATTACCGAGATGGGATTTGAAACTGGCCCAGAGCCTGACCTGAGTGTGGTTCTTTTTCGGCTCGGGGCCGATGAAAGCACAAATGAACTGAACAAACAGATTGTAGCAGACATCCATGCCAATTGTCGGGTTTTCATTTCTTCCACCACAATCAATAATGTGTATTGGATGCGTGTAGCCATCCTTTCTTTCCGAACACATTTACAAGAAGTGGATGAGTTACTCTACTTTCTCCAAATTCACATGAAGGAAAACAACGTTTAG